Within Mongoliitalea daihaiensis, the genomic segment TTATCGAGATTTTCTCATCAGCAATCATCTATTGAAACCATTAGAGCCTAGTAAGACCTACTTGGATGAAAACTATTGGTATAAAGCATCTTTGCAGCTAATAAAATTAATTGAAGTTAGTTTATCTGGAAAACAATCTTTGAGGGGTAAATTTGAGTTATTGCAATTATTAAAATTGCTGGCCTCTATCTTGAAATATGGAAGGTCCTTTTTATACCAAGAGGTAGTACGGTTGATAATATCGCTGGAAAAATTTAAGCAGTTGCCTGATAATGAAGATTTTGAATCATTTCCTTTGATAGAAGAACTCACTCTGGCGCGATTCCCCAAACTTGATAAAGTAAATCAAGTATATAGTGCCTTGAATACGTTTAATAAAAGTGTGAAAAAACTGGAAATTCATGAGCAAGAGGCGTCTACTTCTATTATGGTGCAATCATTAACAGAATTGATACATGCTTACCATTTGCTTAAGCGAAATAGTACCAACGTTCAACTGCTCAGTGAAATAAAAAGAATGATGGATGATTTACTGGTGCTCGAAAATATTCTTGATTCAAGTGAAGAGGAAGTTGACGCATAGACTCGTGGATGGATTAGCCTACAGCCTCTCACCCTTGCAACAATAACCTTGGATAAGGTATGCAGGGTAACTGATTTACCTTGTATTCCTGTTATCAAAAATTGGTATATCGATAGGTATGACTACCATTTTCAAACAACTCTATAATCGCATAGCCTTTATCCGTAAGCTCATAAGGTTCATCTTTCCACCAATTGCCACAAACAGCGCCACTGCAATGATACATGATGTCGTGATACTTTAAGCTTTCAACCAAGTGAATATGGCCCGAAATGCAGGCTTTGATATTTTTATGTTGATAAAATAAGTTGATGAGGGATTTGGCATCGATGTGCATCCAAGCACCCGGAACGATCCAGTCACCTGATTCGGCATTATCTCCATCTAAAAATGGTGTCGCTCCCAAAATTGGGATGTGTGACACGATCACAATAGGCTCCTCTGATGGGATATCTTGTAATGTTTGTTCAAGCCAGTTGCGCTGAGCTAGGTCAAGTTTGGCAGTATACCATGTACCATCGGGTTTCTGATGGGTACTATCCAGCACAATAAAATGCCACCCTTTTTCTGAAAACGAATAATAAGGTCGGCCCAACCCATGTTCCCGTAACGCCCAAGCTTTTCCTGGGTAAGGCTCTTGATCTGGAGTCTTTCCCCAAACATCATGGTTTCCCAAACAATGATAAAACTTAAATTGAGGATAGTCTTTTTTAATAGCTCTCCAAACTGCCCATTGGGCCTCTATCTCTGCTCTTTCTTCACCCAATGCATCCATGATCAAATCCCCTCCATTGATGAAGAAATCTATGGGTTTTTCGTCTCGTAAAATTTGATCCAAACACTGCCTGACACCAGCTTCGGAAACACCCCCAGGCTGAACATGCATATCAGTCAGATGTGCAATGCGTAAAATCGGTTCGTTTTGCTCAATCTCAGGTGTTGCTTCCGCTGAAGTTGCTAATAAAACAGAACCGGTGGCGCCCAGACCTATTTTTTTTAGTGCGCTTCTTCTGCTAGATTTATTCATAAGTATTTATTTTACAGAATAACTCAGGCGCATCGTTATAGAGGCAGTCTTTTCTTTGGAGCTTGTATTAAAGGTGCCTCCCCAAGAGTAATCCTCAGTCGAATTTAATCCGGTAATCTGGAAAATCCCCATATTGGCAGAGAGTAGCTTTCCTAATCGGGTGCCTGAGTTTTCGGCGATTTTTTCTGCTCGGATGCGTGCGTCTTCTGTTGCTCTAGAGATCATTTCAATTTTCAAACTCTCCAACTCAGTGTAGTAATATCGGGGAGCTTGTGAGTAAAATTTAACCCCTTGGAGAAGAAGTTCTGTAATCTCACGACTGATTTGCTCTACTTTTTCAACTTGTTTAGACTCTACTTGCAAGGTTTGATTGAGTTCATAGCCTAGAAAGGTCTGTCCCATATAGTTGCCTGCATTGCTGTAGTTTTGTCGGTAAAGAGGAGTGGTATTGACAGCTTGAAAAATGATATTTTCTTTGGGAATACCCTTAGCGATGAGGTAATCTAAGACTTCTTTTCGATCTCTTTCCAAGTCGGCATAAGCAGTTTTGATATCGGTATTTTCCCGGCTAAAGTTTCCTTCCCATACTACCAAATCAGAGGTGAAATTTTTCTGACCTAAGCCGGTAACATCTACCGTCCCGGTTTTTTTATTTCGATTGATAACAGCGTTTCCAAGTAAGGCTGCTGCTATAATGATCGCTATTGCAAAAATGATGGAGGAAATATGTTTTTTCATAATGGAGGGCGTTGAAAATCATTTCAAGTTAGAAAAAACAAAGGATTCACAGCAATATTTTTTCAAAAAAAACATTGGAATCTCTACAACAAATAATGGCTGGTTTTATGAACCAGCCATTATTAAAATATCAAAGGTTGAATGATATTTTATACCGTCATGATATCTGTTTCTTTTTTCGCAAGAAGCTCATCTATCTTTACAGAGTATTGGTCGGTGAGTTTTTGAACAGTGTCTTCAGCGCGTTTCACATCATCTTCGGATGCGCCGTCTTTCTGAAGTTTACGAAGTCCTTCGTTGGTGTCTTTTCTTACAGATCGAATGGAGATTTTACCAGTTTCGCATTCCTGTTTTGCCTGTTTTACTAGATTTTTTCTCCGCTCCTCTGTCAGCGGTGGGATGGTAAGAATGATGATTTCTCCATTATTTTGAGGGGCAAGGCCTAAATCAGAGTTGATGATGGATTTTTCAATTTCGGAAATGAGGTTTCTTTCCCAAGGTTTGATGGTCAACGTACGAGCATCAGGAGTAGTCACCGAAGCAACTTGCGAAAGTGGGGTAGGAGCTCCGTAATAGGATACCATGATGCCATCTAGTAGATTAGGCATAGCCTTACCCGCACGTATTTTCAGTAGTTCACTTGCTGTGTGGTCCACAGCTTTTTGCATGAGTTCCTTCGCTTCGTCTAAATATAATTTGATTTCTTCCATGAGATAATTAATTGTTTGTGATTAAGGTACCGATAAGTTCCCCTTCAACTAGCTTCTTGAGGTTACCGGGTTTATTCATATCAAATACGATAATTGGCAAATTGTTTTCTTGGCAGAGAGTAAAAGCCGTCATATCCATGATATTGAGGTTTTTTTCATAGGCCTCTGAAAAAGATAAATTTTCGTATTTAGTAGCGGTTTTGTCTTTTTCTGGGTCGGCTGTATACACCCCATCTACCCGTGTGCCTTTCAATACAACATCTGCTTCTACCTCAATAGCTCTTAAACTCGCAGTGGAATCAGTGGTAAAATAAGGATTACCAATGCCTGCTCCAAAAATTACAATTCTTCCTTTCTCTAAGTGACGGATAGCCCTTCTTCTGATAAATGGTTCACAAACACTTTCAACTTTAATACCCGACATGAGTCTGGTAAACATTCCGTTTTGCTCCAAAGCACTTTGCAATGCCATGGCGTTGATCAGCGTAGCAAGCATGCCCATATAGTCACCCTGTACTCTGTCAATCCCGGTATTTTCCGCCTGTACTCCCCTGAATATATTACCCCCTCCAATCACGATGGCAACCTCTACACCCAGTTCTTTGATTTTTTTGATCTCTTGAGCATATTGGTCAAGTCTGTTGGGATCGATTCCGTAATTTTTCTCTCCCATAAGCGCTTCACCGCTGAGTTTCAGTAATATCCGTTTGTACTTCATTGTTTTGTATGTTTTTTTGCTAGTTCAGGTATTGTAGATTCTGTCTTGGAAATTGGGCAAAGATAAATGCTACAGAATAGATATGGAAAGAGATTCCTTAAAATTGAATGAGAATTTGATTTTTCTCTACACTGTCACCTTTTTTAATTTTGATTTTTTTGATGACACCATCTCCTGGGGATTTTAGGATATTTTCCATTTTCATAGCCTCTAAAATCAAAACAGGATCTCCCTTTTTCACCGTGTCTCCTTCGGCTACTTTAAGATCAAATATGAGTCCAGGCATTGGTGCTTTGATGTCTTTGGCTGCTGAACTTTGATTCATATTTATCCCTAATTTCTCCAACAAACGGTCAAATTTATCCTTGATTTGAATCTCTGCCGGTTTGTTGTTTAATTTTACCTTTAAGGATTTGGTCGTTTCATCGATACTTACCAATTCCAAAGTGTAGGTAATCCCTTCTTTGGAAATTTTAAAAAAACGATCGTTTACCTGTTGGATGTCAAAATCTACTAAATTGCCTGCCAAGCTGATGCCTTTGGAGTCTTTCTCAAGCTCAAAAGCGTTATTTTTTATCGTTGCTGAGTACATTTCGTTTATTTTGCGTTAAATATACAATTAATCTTCAAAAAGTATTTTCATGAAAACCGATTATTCCAAGCTTTTCATTCTAGTTTTTGTAATTTTCTTGAGTGCCTGTAAATCGGTCAAACAGGAATCCCAATCCTCAATCTCAGTAATTGAGGTAGGAGAAAATGAATTTTTGGTACCAAAAATCTCAAGTCAACTAGCAGGATCATGGGAGAAAAAGATTGAAGGATATCGAGCTACGGATACTCGGTATTTTGATCTGTTGCATACGATGTTAGATCTGCGTTTTGATTTTACAAACATGCAGGTAATCGGAACTGCCGAACTACTGATGAAGCCGTATTTTTACGAACAAAAGGAAGTGGTTTTAGATGCGAAAGATTTTCATATCTATCGTGTAGACTTGCTCGAGGACGGAGAGGTGATTCCCTTAAATTACCGTTATAAAGAAAACAAACTAACTGCTTATTTGCCACGAGTGGTTCACGATACCGATACTTTACGATTGAAAATAAAATACATTGCTAATCCAAATGATAACAATCAAGCTGGCAGCAGAGCCATTACAGATACCAAAGGGTTGTATTTTATCAACCCCTTGGGAAATGAAAGTAAACCCATTCAAGTATGGACACAAGGAGAAACAGCTCACAATTCTAAGTGGTTTCCAACTTTCGATAGTCCCAATGAACGGATGACTCAAGAAATTAAGCTCACAGTTCCAAAAGAATTTCGTACGCTGAGTAATGGTATTTTACAAAGCTCGGAAGTTACAGAAGAAGGGATGCGCACAGATCACTGGCTCATGGACAAGCCCCATGCACCTTACTTGGCTGCGATGGTTGTGGGGGAGTTTGCCGAGATACAGGATGAATGGAAGGGGATGCAGGTCAATTATTATGTGGAGCCTACTTTTGAAACAGGAGCCAAGGAAGTCTTTAAAAATACTCCTGAAATGATTGAGTTCTTCTCCAATCTTTTGGGTGTGGATTATCCTTGGCAACAGTATAATCAAGTGGTCGTGCGAGATTTTGTGTCAGGAGCCATGGAAAATACCACGCTTTCTATTTTTATGGAAGATTTAAATCTTACGGAAAGGGAAGCAATCGATAGTGAATGGGACGGAATCATTGCCCACGAACTCTTTCATCAATGGTTTGGGAATCTAGTAACCACGGAGTCATGGGCGAACCTTACCCTCAATGAGGCTTTTGCCAATTACTCAGAATACTTATGGTATGAGTATAAGTTGGGAAGAGACGAAGCAAATATGCATCATGTCGCCGAAATGGAAAAGTATTTTGGAGAGGCTGAAGAAAAGCAGGAAGATTTGATCCGTTTCTACTATGATG encodes:
- a CDS encoding metallophosphoesterase family protein: MNKSSRRSALKKIGLGATGSVLLATSAEATPEIEQNEPILRIAHLTDMHVQPGGVSEAGVRQCLDQILRDEKPIDFFINGGDLIMDALGEERAEIEAQWAVWRAIKKDYPQFKFYHCLGNHDVWGKTPDQEPYPGKAWALREHGLGRPYYSFSEKGWHFIVLDSTHQKPDGTWYTAKLDLAQRNWLEQTLQDIPSEEPIVIVSHIPILGATPFLDGDNAESGDWIVPGAWMHIDAKSLINLFYQHKNIKACISGHIHLVESLKYHDIMYHCSGAVCGNWWKDEPYELTDKGYAIIELFENGSHTYRYTNF
- a CDS encoding SIMPL domain-containing protein, encoding MKKHISSIIFAIAIIIAAALLGNAVINRNKKTGTVDVTGLGQKNFTSDLVVWEGNFSRENTDIKTAYADLERDRKEVLDYLIAKGIPKENIIFQAVNTTPLYRQNYSNAGNYMGQTFLGYELNQTLQVESKQVEKVEQISREITELLLQGVKFYSQAPRYYYTELESLKIEMISRATEDARIRAEKIAENSGTRLGKLLSANMGIFQITGLNSTEDYSWGGTFNTSSKEKTASITMRLSYSVK
- the frr gene encoding ribosome recycling factor: MEEIKLYLDEAKELMQKAVDHTASELLKIRAGKAMPNLLDGIMVSYYGAPTPLSQVASVTTPDARTLTIKPWERNLISEIEKSIINSDLGLAPQNNGEIIILTIPPLTEERRKNLVKQAKQECETGKISIRSVRKDTNEGLRKLQKDGASEDDVKRAEDTVQKLTDQYSVKIDELLAKKETDIMTV
- the pyrH gene encoding UMP kinase; this translates as MKYKRILLKLSGEALMGEKNYGIDPNRLDQYAQEIKKIKELGVEVAIVIGGGNIFRGVQAENTGIDRVQGDYMGMLATLINAMALQSALEQNGMFTRLMSGIKVESVCEPFIRRRAIRHLEKGRIVIFGAGIGNPYFTTDSTASLRAIEVEADVVLKGTRVDGVYTADPEKDKTATKYENLSFSEAYEKNLNIMDMTAFTLCQENNLPIIVFDMNKPGNLKKLVEGELIGTLITNN
- a CDS encoding acetyl-CoA carboxylase biotin carboxyl carrier protein subunit, with the protein product MYSATIKNNAFELEKDSKGISLAGNLVDFDIQQVNDRFFKISKEGITYTLELVSIDETTKSLKVKLNNKPAEIQIKDKFDRLLEKLGINMNQSSAAKDIKAPMPGLIFDLKVAEGDTVKKGDPVLILEAMKMENILKSPGDGVIKKIKIKKGDSVEKNQILIQF
- a CDS encoding M1 family metallopeptidase — its product is MKTDYSKLFILVFVIFLSACKSVKQESQSSISVIEVGENEFLVPKISSQLAGSWEKKIEGYRATDTRYFDLLHTMLDLRFDFTNMQVIGTAELLMKPYFYEQKEVVLDAKDFHIYRVDLLEDGEVIPLNYRYKENKLTAYLPRVVHDTDTLRLKIKYIANPNDNNQAGSRAITDTKGLYFINPLGNESKPIQVWTQGETAHNSKWFPTFDSPNERMTQEIKLTVPKEFRTLSNGILQSSEVTEEGMRTDHWLMDKPHAPYLAAMVVGEFAEIQDEWKGMQVNYYVEPTFETGAKEVFKNTPEMIEFFSNLLGVDYPWQQYNQVVVRDFVSGAMENTTLSIFMEDLNLTEREAIDSEWDGIIAHELFHQWFGNLVTTESWANLTLNEAFANYSEYLWYEYKLGRDEANMHHVAEMEKYFGEAEEKQEDLIRFYYDDPEDMFDNHSYAKGGRVLHMLRRHLGDRAFFASLQHYLIKHAYSAVEIHDLRLAFEEVTGMDLNWFFNPWFLASGHPLIAYEVDYSIPDNLLLTIEQKQDLTNTPLYRIPFKVSWYHEGERYEKDLVLDKAFQQFAIENGVPVNQLYLDEEKVLLKKTVTTRPKEFFIKQLQESEFAIARYEALDSLMTYFPNELRLPSLAANTLEDTFWANRELAIMFFAKEPTLVPAGLEDKIYDLADSDSQNTVRLAAIELLGLLDGEKYAPAMLRWMNDPSYYVAAAALGTYLAEETNTNRKEIAERYTSDANVRMTVALAEYFIQESILGKSEWFHERLDAYNRRSLYYFIGYYGEYFTKLPEEGMEKAIERLTKIAKSEEPFYIKIAAFSALFGFVDQPGVLDSLKQMYELETDESVKRYQEYFLIQYLD